AATATTTTTCGAAGATGGGAATAAGGGAAGACTGACGGTATTCCAAATTTTGAAAATCTTTTTGAGTAAGCTGTTCCGATTTCAGGGCGTTGAACAATTGTTGCCTGAAATAATTGTTTTCAGCGATCGTTGTCGCGTCTACAAGATAATTTTTGCAGATAAGCTGTTCGACTGTGTCCGTTTCTTTTTTATATATGAAATACCGTCGTTGATTGCCTTGATCATAAGACAGCAAACTGATGTCACCTTCAACAAGGTATTTCAGGAACAGCGTCTGTTCACTGAATTCCGGTTGCTTAGAAGCACTTAAAGCATTAATTTCATTGGACGATTGGTCTACATCGACTTTAAACCGCCTGAATTGCGTACCGTCATCAACCCCAAATGCGGAAACTTCTGAAATATGTCCAATCTTTGCTTCAGATGCTGCCGACATTTTATATTGAAATGTTACCGGATTGTCTTTCCATCCTTCGTCACGCACCAGACACGTGGTCGTCTTGTTGTTATTATCAATAAAATATCCGGGGACAAATTCAATTTGTGCTATAGCGGGAAAGCATATAAGCAATAGAAGGTATTTTTTCATGTGTTGTTTTTGGAAGCATCAAAATAAAACTATTTTTTATTATTCCTTACAATTCATCATCAAAATTCCACATTTCAGTCAGTAATAGTTTTATTGCAAAGGATAAGATTGCACATTTGCGGTACCAAAAAACATCTTATGAAATCAATCCTTACTTTTTTTATGTTGCTGCTTGTCAGTGCGGGGTTTGCCCAAACGAAAATTTCAGGCAAAGTCACCGATCCGAAAGGAAATCCGTTAAACGGTGCCAACGTTTTCCTTGACGGCACTTACGACGGTGCCACAACCGATACAGAAGGGAATTTTTCATTCACGACTACCGAGACGGGAACCGCAACGCTGAAGATTACCTACCTCGCTTTCATGGCCGTTTCCGAAACTTTTGAAGTAAATGCTTATGTCCCTAAAACATTTTCGCTTAAGGAAAGCCTGAATTCGCTTGATACCGTAGTCATCAACGCGGGTACTTTTGAAGCTGGCGATAAAGCACGCGTTTCAGTACTCAAGCCACTGGATATTGTCACTACGGCGGGTTCTGCAGGGGATATTGTGGCGGCATTACAGACTTTGCCAGGCACACAGACCGTGGGCGAAAGCGGCCGCCTTTTCGTTCGTGGCGGCGAATCCGATGAAACACAGACTTTTGTTGACGGGCTCAGGGTACCGCAGCCTTATGGCGCTTCCGCAAATAATATTCCGACACGCGGGCGGTTTTCGCCATTCCTTTTCAGTGGGATTTCCTTTTCAACCGGGGGTTATTCAGCGGAATACGGTGAAGCTTTGTCGAGCGTTTTGCTTCTCAATACCACTGACGACCCCGAACAGGAAAAGACAGATGTTTCCCTTATGACAGTTGGCCTCGGCGTGGGCAACACGCAGATGTGGAAGAAAAGTTCGCTGAGCGTAAACGTGGCTTTTATTGACCTCACCGCATACCAGGCTGCCGTTCCGCAGGCGGTGGACTGGAACAAGCCTTACCAGTCGCTTTCCGGTGAAGCCGTCTATCGCTATCATTTTGAAAATAATGGATTGCTGAAAGTGTACGGCGCTTTTGATGCTTCAAATTTCAGCCTGAACCAGGTCGATATCAACCAGCCTGAAAAGGTGCGTTTCAACCTTCAGAACAATAATTTTTATTTCAATACCATGTATAAAGGTTATTTTGGTGACAATTGGCAGCTCGTGGCCGGACTGAGCCACGGTTTGGGCAAAAATGACATCGGGATTGATGAAGACGATGTAGACAATACCGAAAATGCGACGCATATGAAACTGAAACTCAAAAAAAGCTTTTCTGATAACGTGAAGCTGAATTTCGGTGCGGATTATTTCATCACCACTTTTGATGAGCATTTCCAGCAATTCGGCGGCGCGCGGTACACTTCAGGTTATGATGCCAATATCGCGGCAGGTTATGTTGAAGCCGATGTATTCTTTTCCAAAAAACTGGCGGGAAAATTCGGCTTCCGCGCTTCAGATAACAATTATTTAGACCAGTCGGCCTTTATGCCAAGGGCTTCGCTGGCATATAAAGTGAGTAAATTCGGGACGGTATCTTTTGCTTATGGCGATTTCGTACAGGCTCCAAAGCAGGATTATATTAAATATTCAAACCAATTTCAAAATGAAAAAACACAGCATTATATCCTGAATTACCAATATGCGAGGAACGGGCAGACTTTCCGCGCCGAAGGATATTACAAAAAGTATGATGATCTGGTAAAATTTACACCGACAACATATAGCAATGACGGTTTCGGGTATGCCAAAGGAATCGATCTCTTCTGGCGTGATAACAAAAACATCAAAAACCTCGAATATTGGTTTTCCTATTCTTACATCGATACGCAACGCGATTACAGGGATTTTGCTTATGAGGTAACGCCGAGGTTTGTGTCAAAACATACCGCATCATTGGTTACCAAATACTGGATACAAAGCCTGAAATCGCAGGTAGGGTTTACGAATAGCTTTAATTCCGGAAGGCCATACAACAACCCGAACGAAACGGGATTCATGCAAGGCAGGACGAAATCTTACAACAACCTGAGCCTGAGCTGGGCGTATTTACTGAGCCAGCAAAAGATTTTGTATTTTTCAATTTCGAATGTACTCGGGACGAATAATGTGTTTGGGTATGAATATGCCAATGCTCCTGATGCGAACGGTGTTTATCAAAGCCGAGCGGTTACGCCAACGGCCGACAGGTTCTTTTTCGTGGGCTTTTTCTGGACCATCAGTAAGGATAAGAAAAGCAACCAGTTGGATAATCTATAGCTTTCAGCTGAAAGCTAGCAATTCATCATCAAAAAACGACAGTTCAGTCAGCATTAATTTTAAATCGATAATCACAGGATTACATTTGTACAACAAAATAA
This genomic stretch from Flavobacterium pallidum harbors:
- a CDS encoding outer membrane beta-barrel protein; translation: MKKYLLLLICFPAIAQIEFVPGYFIDNNNKTTTCLVRDEGWKDNPVTFQYKMSAASEAKIGHISEVSAFGVDDGTQFRRFKVDVDQSSNEINALSASKQPEFSEQTLFLKYLVEGDISLLSYDQGNQRRYFIYKKETDTVEQLICKNYLVDATTIAENNYFRQQLFNALKSEQLTQKDFQNLEYRQSSLIPIFEKYYAGSGQTFTSKEKQISKGSLHFSVSGGINFSGVSFESPTVDANTGVHATPGIGVELESVLPFNHNKWSLFVNPNFHRFEYDGSVSNVKLEVDYKAVNIPLGFRHYMFLQKQSRLFIDGGYNIGVTLSSTLKYGGTEFKLEKGSNMFLGFGYNYKKYSIKSRYNFVQGLISSHTWSIGYGSIQLMLSYQIF
- a CDS encoding TonB-dependent receptor, with product MKSILTFFMLLLVSAGFAQTKISGKVTDPKGNPLNGANVFLDGTYDGATTDTEGNFSFTTTETGTATLKITYLAFMAVSETFEVNAYVPKTFSLKESLNSLDTVVINAGTFEAGDKARVSVLKPLDIVTTAGSAGDIVAALQTLPGTQTVGESGRLFVRGGESDETQTFVDGLRVPQPYGASANNIPTRGRFSPFLFSGISFSTGGYSAEYGEALSSVLLLNTTDDPEQEKTDVSLMTVGLGVGNTQMWKKSSLSVNVAFIDLTAYQAAVPQAVDWNKPYQSLSGEAVYRYHFENNGLLKVYGAFDASNFSLNQVDINQPEKVRFNLQNNNFYFNTMYKGYFGDNWQLVAGLSHGLGKNDIGIDEDDVDNTENATHMKLKLKKSFSDNVKLNFGADYFITTFDEHFQQFGGARYTSGYDANIAAGYVEADVFFSKKLAGKFGFRASDNNYLDQSAFMPRASLAYKVSKFGTVSFAYGDFVQAPKQDYIKYSNQFQNEKTQHYILNYQYARNGQTFRAEGYYKKYDDLVKFTPTTYSNDGFGYAKGIDLFWRDNKNIKNLEYWFSYSYIDTQRDYRDFAYEVTPRFVSKHTASLVTKYWIQSLKSQVGFTNSFNSGRPYNNPNETGFMQGRTKSYNNLSLSWAYLLSQQKILYFSISNVLGTNNVFGYEYANAPDANGVYQSRAVTPTADRFFFVGFFWTISKDKKSNQLDNL